The window TATGCGACATAATAGTTTTGAAGAGGTTGATTAGGCTGTCTCGATTCGGCGTAAAGGTGCGTTTATCCTGCACATCGTAGAGGAAGATGTCATCACTCTGGACCCAAGCGTTGCTTATGCCGTTTGATGTGTTAACATCCAGCTCCTTCTTGATCGTCTCCAAGGGGATGTATCTTGCAATACGCATTGTTGCTTCGCAAAACTGGCAGTTTCTCCCGCAGCCTCGCATAACCTCAACTAGCCCGTGTAGACTTGGCCTAACGATCGGTACGATCTCTTCTGGCTTAGGATAGCCCCTTACCTTTATCAACTCAGGTAGGTCATCGTTCTCGATCTGCTGAAAGAGTTGTGGTGCGATATTATCGAGTTCACCCATCACAACGTGATCGATGCCGAGGCGTCGAGCGACCTCCTCTCTGTTCTCAAACTGCCAAGCCCCAGCGCCGCCTACGACCAGCTTAAAATTAAGACCAAGCCTATCTCTGATACTCCGAATACGCTTAATGATCGTGTAGAACCCGAGCATGGTGTATGAGAAGTAGTCGGGTCCACCCCACGTGAAGAGTTTGCTGACAGGCCCTAAACCTAAAGGGTCCATGGTGTTGACGCCAACTATCTTCGTTTCAGACCCTATGAATTCCTCCACATAGTCTGGATGAGCAACAACGACCTCTTCCTCTGAGAAGCCTTGTAGGAGTGCTGCTTCTAGCTTTCTGAGCCCGTAGGGTGCTCTGATCGCTAGACCATTTGAGGCGGGGAGTTTTGGTGCTATGAAGTCGAAGAGTGCTCTGGGTAATCTGTTTGGTGGTGCGCAGCCTGCGAAGTCGCCTAATGGTATGTGCCTATATTCGCTCATGAGCGTTCGGTCTGTGGTGAGGACTATCCTAGCCATCTTGAGGCGCCTCCTTTTTAAGGTGACAGGGTGATGCCTCTACTGCTGCGAGTTGATTCTTTTAATCTGTCTAGACCTAATGCTGGGAGTATGTAGTTTCTCATCAACACCCCTAATATGGTTGGGAAGAACCTTAGGTGCTTTATGACGTATTTTGGTCTGAGGTAGAAGTGGCGGTATGCGTAGTTCAGCATCTTCTTAACTTGT of the Nitrososphaerota archaeon genome contains:
- a CDS encoding B12-binding domain-containing radical SAM protein: MARIVLTTDRTLMSEYRHIPLGDFAGCAPPNRLPRALFDFIAPKLPASNGLAIRAPYGLRKLEAALLQGFSEEEVVVAHPDYVEEFIGSETKIVGVNTMDPLGLGPVSKLFTWGGPDYFSYTMLGFYTIIKRIRSIRDRLGLNFKLVVGGAGAWQFENREEVARRLGIDHVVMGELDNIAPQLFQQIENDDLPELIKVRGYPKPEEIVPIVRPSLHGLVEVMRGCGRNCQFCEATMRIARYIPLETIKKELDVNTSNGISNAWVQSDDIFLYDVQDKRTFTPNRDSLINLFKTIMSHKGIKHSNPTHGSIAPAAADPLMIKKLSEILRAGPDAYVGIQPGIETGSIRLIKKYMAQKAKPFQAEEWWDVVLQGTKVFNENYWFPAYTLVLGLPEEEEEDIWDTVRLIAYLEEKLPKLVGEKAHFVVTPLSFVPVGVLRGREFYNPKGFSEAEFCLLYRCWRHSLLEVQRLSINFFRVHPAFRAVFYPILRVGLYAAIDRLRAWGKSMGYDPEKPMRIKHD